Proteins from one Panulirus ornatus isolate Po-2019 chromosome 44, ASM3632096v1, whole genome shotgun sequence genomic window:
- the LOC139762805 gene encoding uncharacterized protein isoform X1, translating into MRLYNKLDLFLQEEEAVAAMLTGTHTLVHTTTYVITRLRGHNKVEMESLKEKDWKRQQQESSGQRTNMFLTLQHLQGIFYILILAWAASVAVFLLELLRHRCSRR; encoded by the exons ATGAGACTGTACAATAAACTGGACCtgttcctgcaggaggaggaagccgTGGCAGCCATGCTGACAGGCACCCACACCCTGGTCCACACTACAACTTATGTGATCACTCGTCTAAGAGGTCACAATAAA gtggagatggagtcactgaaggagaaggactggaagcggcagcaacaggagtcgtcggggcagcggactaacatgttcctcaccctccagcacctccagggtatcttctacatcctcattctcgcctgggccgccagcgtcgccgtgttcctcctggagctgctcaggcaccgctgctctcgccgctaa
- the LOC139762805 gene encoding uncharacterized protein isoform X2, with translation MLTGTHTLVHTTTYVITRLRGHNKVEMESLKEKDWKRQQQESSGQRTNMFLTLQHLQGIFYILILAWAASVAVFLLELLRHRCSRR, from the exons ATGCTGACAGGCACCCACACCCTGGTCCACACTACAACTTATGTGATCACTCGTCTAAGAGGTCACAATAAA gtggagatggagtcactgaaggagaaggactggaagcggcagcaacaggagtcgtcggggcagcggactaacatgttcctcaccctccagcacctccagggtatcttctacatcctcattctcgcctgggccgccagcgtcgccgtgttcctcctggagctgctcaggcaccgctgctctcgccgctaa